The Oncorhynchus clarkii lewisi isolate Uvic-CL-2024 chromosome 29, UVic_Ocla_1.0, whole genome shotgun sequence genome contains a region encoding:
- the LOC139387854 gene encoding torsin-1A-like isoform X1 has translation MRPFFLLGFLLSNITATAAIEPISTSIAVGMAAALTGFLATYQNVFYYFHECCRPEWISFNRTGLEVALDRKLFGQHVASRVIQKAVTGFMNNKNPKKPLVLSLHGWTGTGKNFVSQLIAENLYKEGMASSFIHQFVSTAHFPHLSQIENYKSQLQQWVKGNVTNCPRSMFIFDEMDKMHPGLIDCIKPYLDYYENLDGVSYRQAIFIFLSNAGGEHITQVALDFWKEGRDREEIQLQHLEPALSLSVFNNKKSGLWHTSLIDKNLVDFFVPFLPLEYRHVLLCGMAEMSAKGLKPDQDVVDQMARDLVYFPKSEKIFSGKGCKTIGGKLDYYT, from the exons ATGCGACCGTTTTTTctgttggggtttctgttgtcGAACATCACTGCGACGGCGGCGATTGAGCCTATCAGTACCAGCATAGCGGTTGGTATGGCTGCGGCTCTCACCGGCTTCCTCGCAACTTACCAGAACGTGTTTTACTATTTTCACGAATGTTGTAGACCAGAGTGGATCTCCTTTAACAGAACAG GTTTGGAAGTGGCCCTAGATCGGAAGCTGTTTGGTCAACATGTTGCCTCCAGAGTCATCCAGAAAGCTGTAACGGGATTCATGAACAATAAAAATCCTAAAAAGCCCCTGGtgctctctctacatggctggaCTGGCACAGGGAAAAACTTCGTCAGCCAGTTGATAGCTGAAAACCTCTACAAGGAGGGCATGGCCAGCAGTTTCATCCATCAGTTTGTTTCTACAGCTCACTTCCCTCATCTGAGTCAGATTGAGAACTATAAG TCCCAGCTGCAGCAGTGGGTCAAAGGCAACGTTACCAACTGCCCACGTTCCATGTTCATCTTTGACGAGATGGACAAGATGCACCCTGGCCTGATCGACTGTATAAAGCCCTACTTGGATTACTACGAAAATCTGGACGGGGTCTCCTACCGGCAAGCCATCTTCATCTTCCTCAG CAACGCTGGAGGAGAGCACATCACGCAGGTGGCCCTGGACTTCTGGAAAGAAGGTCGAGACCGAGAGGAGATACAATTGCAACACTTAGAACcagctctctccctgtccgtGTTCAACAACAAGAAGA GTGGGTTGTGGCACACCAGTCTCATAGACAAGAACCTAGTTGACTTCTTTGTCCCCTTCCTGCCTCTGGAGTACAGACACGTGCTGCTGTGTGGCATGGCAGAGATGTCCGCCAAGGGCCTGAAGCCTGACCAGGACGTGGTTGACCAGATGGCCAGAGACTTGGTCTATTTCCCCAAGAGTGAGAAGATCTTCTCCGGCAAGGGCTGCAAGACCATCGGTGGCAAGCTAGATTACTACACGTAG
- the LOC139387854 gene encoding torsin-1A-like isoform X2: MKATYKAYFVYYVLISSVFVNAFEPISTTFVVGLGVAAVGRKIYNYVYESCDSKWIAFNSTGLEVALDRKLFGQHVASRVIQKAVTGFMNNKNPKKPLVLSLHGWTGTGKNFVSQLIAENLYKEGMASSFIHQFVSTAHFPHLSQIENYKSQLQQWVKGNVTNCPRSMFIFDEMDKMHPGLIDCIKPYLDYYENLDGVSYRQAIFIFLSNAGGEHITQVALDFWKEGRDREEIQLQHLEPALSLSVFNNKKSGLWHTSLIDKNLVDFFVPFLPLEYRHVLLCGMAEMSAKGLKPDQDVVDQMARDLVYFPKSEKIFSGKGCKTIGGKLDYYT; encoded by the exons ATGAAAGCAACATACAAAGCCTATTTCGTATATTATGTATTGATATCGAGTGTTTTTGTCAATGCGTTCGAACCAATCTCAACCACATTTGTGGTCGGTTTGGGAGTTGCAGCAGTGGGGCGGAAAATTTACAATTATGTATATGAAAGTTGCGATTCAAAATGGATTGCTTTTAATTCAACAG GTTTGGAAGTGGCCCTAGATCGGAAGCTGTTTGGTCAACATGTTGCCTCCAGAGTCATCCAGAAAGCTGTAACGGGATTCATGAACAATAAAAATCCTAAAAAGCCCCTGGtgctctctctacatggctggaCTGGCACAGGGAAAAACTTCGTCAGCCAGTTGATAGCTGAAAACCTCTACAAGGAGGGCATGGCCAGCAGTTTCATCCATCAGTTTGTTTCTACAGCTCACTTCCCTCATCTGAGTCAGATTGAGAACTATAAG TCCCAGCTGCAGCAGTGGGTCAAAGGCAACGTTACCAACTGCCCACGTTCCATGTTCATCTTTGACGAGATGGACAAGATGCACCCTGGCCTGATCGACTGTATAAAGCCCTACTTGGATTACTACGAAAATCTGGACGGGGTCTCCTACCGGCAAGCCATCTTCATCTTCCTCAG CAACGCTGGAGGAGAGCACATCACGCAGGTGGCCCTGGACTTCTGGAAAGAAGGTCGAGACCGAGAGGAGATACAATTGCAACACTTAGAACcagctctctccctgtccgtGTTCAACAACAAGAAGA GTGGGTTGTGGCACACCAGTCTCATAGACAAGAACCTAGTTGACTTCTTTGTCCCCTTCCTGCCTCTGGAGTACAGACACGTGCTGCTGTGTGGCATGGCAGAGATGTCCGCCAAGGGCCTGAAGCCTGACCAGGACGTGGTTGACCAGATGGCCAGAGACTTGGTCTATTTCCCCAAGAGTGAGAAGATCTTCTCCGGCAAGGGCTGCAAGACCATCGGTGGCAAGCTAGATTACTACACGTAG
- the LOC139388584 gene encoding torsin-1A-like isoform X1, producing MRVTYILYVLISSVLVNAFEPISTTIVGAGVTLGLAAVGKKMYNHLHESCESKWVAFNSTGLEVALDQKLFGQHVASRVIQKAVTGFMNNKNPKKSLVLSLHGWTGTGKNLVSQLIAENIYKEGMASSFVHQFVSTAHFPHLSQIENYKSQLQQWIKGNVTNCPRSMFIFDEMDKMHPGLIDCIKPYLDYYEYLDGVSYRQAIFIFLSNAGGEHITQVALDFWKAGRDREEIKLQHLEPALTLSVFNSKQSGLWHTSLIDKNLVDFFIPFLPLEYRHVLLCGMAEMSAKGLEPDQDVVDQMARELVYFPKSDKIFSVNGCKTIGGKLDYYT from the exons ATGAGAGTAACATACATCTTGTATGTTTTGATATCGAGTGTACTTGTGAATGCGTTCGAACCAATCTCAACCACAATTGTCGGTGCGGGAGTAACATTAGGCCTAGCAGCAGTGGGGAAGAAAATGTACAATCATTTACATGAAAGTTGCGAGTCAAAATGGGTTGCTTTTAATTCAACAG GTTTGGAAGTGGCCCTAGATCAGAAGCTGTTTGGTCAACATGTTGCCTCCAGAGTCATCCAGAAAGCTGTAACGGGTTTCATGAACAATAAAAACCCTAAAAAGTCCCTGGTGCTCTCTCTGCATGGCTGGACTGGCACAGGGAAGAACTTAGTCAGCCAGTTGATAGCTGAAAACATCTACAAGGAGGGCATGGCCAGCAGTTTCGTCCATCAGTTTGTGTCTACAGCTCACTTCCCTCATCTGAGTCAGATTGAGAACTATAAG TCTCAGCTGCAGCAGTGGATCAAAGGCAACGTCACCAACTGCCCACGTTCCATGTTCATCTTTGATGAGATGGACAAGATGCATCCTGGCCTAATCGACTGTATAAAGCCCTACTTGGATTACTACGAATATCTGGACGGGGTCTCCTACCGCCAAGCCATCTTCATCTTCCTCAG CAACGCTGGAGGAGAGCACATCACGCAGGTGGCTCTGGACTTTTGGAAAGCAGGTAGAGACCGAGAGGAGATCAAGCTGCAACACTTAGAACCAGCTCTCACCCTGTCCGTGTTCAACAGCAAGCAGA GTGGGTTGTGGCACACCAGTCTGATAGACAAGAACCTAGTTGACTTCTTCATCCCTTTCCTGCCTCTGGAGTACAGACATGTGCTGCTGTGTGGCATGGCAGAGATGTCTGCCAAGGGCCTGGAGCCCGACCAGGACGTGGTTGACCAGATGGCCAGAGAATTGGTCTATTTCCCCAAGAGCGATAAGATCTTCTCCGTCAATGGCTGCAAGACCATCGGCGGCAAGCTAGATTACTACACATAG
- the LOC139388584 gene encoding torsin-1B-like isoform X2, producing the protein MNNKNPKKSLVLSLHGWTGTGKNLVSQLIAENIYKEGMASSFVHQFVSTAHFPHLSQIENYKSQLQQWIKGNVTNCPRSMFIFDEMDKMHPGLIDCIKPYLDYYEYLDGVSYRQAIFIFLSNAGGEHITQVALDFWKAGRDREEIKLQHLEPALTLSVFNSKQSGLWHTSLIDKNLVDFFIPFLPLEYRHVLLCGMAEMSAKGLEPDQDVVDQMARELVYFPKSDKIFSVNGCKTIGGKLDYYT; encoded by the exons ATGAACAATAAAAACCCTAAAAAGTCCCTGGTGCTCTCTCTGCATGGCTGGACTGGCACAGGGAAGAACTTAGTCAGCCAGTTGATAGCTGAAAACATCTACAAGGAGGGCATGGCCAGCAGTTTCGTCCATCAGTTTGTGTCTACAGCTCACTTCCCTCATCTGAGTCAGATTGAGAACTATAAG TCTCAGCTGCAGCAGTGGATCAAAGGCAACGTCACCAACTGCCCACGTTCCATGTTCATCTTTGATGAGATGGACAAGATGCATCCTGGCCTAATCGACTGTATAAAGCCCTACTTGGATTACTACGAATATCTGGACGGGGTCTCCTACCGCCAAGCCATCTTCATCTTCCTCAG CAACGCTGGAGGAGAGCACATCACGCAGGTGGCTCTGGACTTTTGGAAAGCAGGTAGAGACCGAGAGGAGATCAAGCTGCAACACTTAGAACCAGCTCTCACCCTGTCCGTGTTCAACAGCAAGCAGA GTGGGTTGTGGCACACCAGTCTGATAGACAAGAACCTAGTTGACTTCTTCATCCCTTTCCTGCCTCTGGAGTACAGACATGTGCTGCTGTGTGGCATGGCAGAGATGTCTGCCAAGGGCCTGGAGCCCGACCAGGACGTGGTTGACCAGATGGCCAGAGAATTGGTCTATTTCCCCAAGAGCGATAAGATCTTCTCCGTCAATGGCTGCAAGACCATCGGCGGCAAGCTAGATTACTACACATAG